In a single window of the Micromonospora sp. WMMD1155 genome:
- a CDS encoding D-alanine--D-alanine ligase family protein, giving the protein MSAPVRIGILFGGPSAEHEVSCASALGVARALTGSGYRTVAIGVTRSGGFRLMPDAVLAELRDRPAGERAIDDQLTVTGPAVELRRGPRPGVVQVAAANAPGAVHAELDVVFPVLHGPFGEDGVVQGLLESLNVPYVGCGILASAVGMNKVAMKRALRAEGIPVTPYVAFDSHTFRTVDDPEELVAGLRRPLFVKPAGMGSSIGITRVGEGDDLAAAVAEALRHDQVVMVEQGVTGRELECAVLGGSRPEASAVGEVQVVGGWFDYQQKYFGDADPMIVPAVLPDEVTERIRDLSLRAFAAIGGWGLARVDFFYEEETGAVYVNELNTMPGFTAHSMYPKVWAAVGVGYREVVDRLVELARVRHSGRPAMTAGSVR; this is encoded by the coding sequence GTGAGCGCACCCGTTCGGATCGGCATCCTGTTCGGCGGCCCGTCGGCCGAGCACGAGGTGTCCTGCGCGTCGGCGCTCGGAGTCGCCCGGGCGCTCACCGGCAGCGGTTACCGCACGGTCGCCATCGGTGTCACCCGCAGTGGCGGGTTCCGGCTGATGCCCGACGCGGTCCTGGCCGAGTTGCGCGACCGGCCGGCCGGCGAGCGGGCCATCGACGACCAACTGACGGTCACCGGCCCGGCCGTCGAGCTGCGTCGCGGCCCGCGCCCCGGAGTCGTGCAGGTGGCCGCCGCCAACGCACCCGGGGCGGTGCACGCCGAGCTGGACGTGGTCTTCCCGGTGCTGCACGGCCCGTTCGGTGAGGACGGTGTGGTCCAGGGGCTGTTGGAGTCGTTGAACGTGCCGTACGTCGGCTGCGGCATCCTCGCCTCCGCGGTGGGCATGAACAAGGTGGCGATGAAGCGGGCGCTGCGGGCCGAGGGCATTCCGGTCACCCCGTACGTCGCCTTCGACTCGCACACCTTCCGGACGGTCGACGACCCGGAGGAACTGGTCGCCGGGCTGCGCCGACCCCTCTTCGTCAAACCGGCCGGTATGGGGTCCTCGATCGGCATCACCCGGGTCGGGGAGGGCGACGACCTGGCCGCCGCCGTGGCGGAGGCGCTCCGCCACGACCAGGTGGTCATGGTCGAGCAGGGGGTCACCGGTCGCGAGTTGGAGTGCGCGGTGCTCGGCGGCTCGCGCCCCGAGGCGTCGGCGGTCGGTGAGGTGCAGGTCGTCGGCGGCTGGTTCGACTACCAGCAGAAGTACTTCGGCGACGCCGACCCGATGATCGTCCCCGCCGTCCTGCCGGACGAGGTGACCGAGCGGATCCGTGACCTGTCGCTGCGCGCGTTCGCCGCGATCGGCGGTTGGGGCCTGGCCCGCGTCGACTTCTTCTACGAGGAGGAGACCGGCGCGGTGTACGTCAACGAGCTGAACACCATGCCCGGCTTCACCGCGCACTCGATGTACCCGAAGGTGTGGGCTGCCGTCGGTGTCGGTTACCGGGAGGTGGTGGACCGACTCGTCGAGCTGGCCCGCGTCCGGCACAGCGGACGGCCCGCGATGACGGCGGGGAGCGTCCGATGA
- a CDS encoding pyridoxal-phosphate dependent enzyme, with amino-acid sequence MSRTVGRVRVDVGEAADWLAGRVVRTPVLRSPVIDDLAGARILLKAENLQNGGSYKMRGALRAVGRLAADGHSGVIAQSTGNHAIAVALAAREHGLAATVVLPVDAAPTKVDRARVAGARVVLAGTDVQERVATADKLSDETGHPVVDAYDHPDVIAGQGTASLELIEEAERAGTPLDALVVPVGGGGGVAGACLAAAGKGIEVYGVEPMGCDSLARSLAAGERVPVAPAPTIADGLRPTCVGELPFAIVRDVLRGVVRVDDDEISAAFRLILMEFRVLAEPSGAAGLAGALRLSGDAGVGRGRRRTVGVVLTGGNVEASLLARLVVQRPIVVTAAEGVAA; translated from the coding sequence GTCGGGGAGGCCGCCGACTGGCTCGCCGGACGGGTGGTCCGCACCCCCGTGCTGCGGTCCCCGGTGATCGACGATCTGGCCGGGGCGCGCATCCTGCTGAAGGCCGAGAACCTCCAGAACGGCGGCTCGTACAAGATGCGGGGCGCGCTGCGGGCGGTGGGTCGGCTCGCCGCTGACGGCCATTCCGGCGTGATCGCGCAGAGCACCGGGAACCACGCGATCGCGGTGGCGTTGGCCGCCCGGGAACACGGGCTCGCCGCGACCGTGGTGCTGCCTGTCGACGCGGCACCGACGAAGGTCGACCGGGCCCGCGTGGCGGGGGCGCGCGTCGTCCTCGCGGGGACCGACGTGCAGGAGCGGGTGGCGACGGCCGACAAGCTCAGCGACGAGACCGGTCATCCGGTCGTCGACGCGTACGACCACCCGGACGTCATCGCCGGGCAGGGGACGGCCAGCCTGGAGCTGATCGAGGAGGCCGAGCGCGCGGGCACACCGCTGGACGCGCTCGTCGTACCCGTCGGTGGTGGTGGTGGGGTGGCCGGCGCGTGCCTGGCCGCGGCCGGGAAAGGCATCGAGGTGTACGGCGTGGAGCCGATGGGTTGCGACTCGCTCGCCCGCAGCCTGGCGGCCGGTGAGCGCGTGCCGGTCGCGCCCGCGCCCACGATCGCGGACGGGCTGCGGCCGACCTGCGTGGGTGAGCTGCCGTTCGCCATCGTGCGCGATGTGCTGCGCGGAGTCGTCCGGGTCGACGACGACGAGATCAGTGCGGCTTTCCGGCTGATCCTGATGGAGTTCAGGGTGCTCGCCGAGCCGTCCGGTGCGGCGGGGCTGGCCGGTGCGCTCCGGCTCTCCGGCGACGCGGGCGTGGGCCGCGGTCGGCGGCGGACGGTCGGTGTGGTGCTGACCGGCGGAAACGTCGAGGCGTCGCTGCTGGCCCGGTTGGTGGTCCAGCGGCCCATCGTGGTGACGGCGGCGGAGGGGGTGGCGGCGTGA